In Flavobacterium sp. N1736, the following are encoded in one genomic region:
- the nagB gene encoding glucosamine-6-phosphate deaminase, with translation MLKSKIDKATGFEKRFENINTVVFENSSDASKAVAQEIAALIQLKQKENKPCVLGLATGSSPKGLYAELVRLHKEEGLSFKNVISFNLDEYYPMQPNSINSYVRFMKELLFDHVDILPENAHVPDGLLTKEQIADYCHDYETKIEALGGIDLQILGIGGNGHIGFNESGSLQNSKTRLVALDHITRVAASKDFFGLSNTPRTAITLGVKKIMEAKQVILLAWGEGKANIVKKSVEDEVTNRVPASFLQEHNNAVFILDKEASSKLTRINKPWLVEKVIWTDKLSRKAVLGLALQLKKPILMLTDADYIEHGMSDLLADSGPAYDINIKIFNKLQNTITGWPGGKPNAEDSNRPERAEPAKKRVLIFSPHPDDDIISMGGTFMRLQEQGHEVHVAYQTSGNIAVADDEALRFARFVIDYNEKFGIKSEEADNIYQKAQTFLENKKNSEIDIPEVRYIKGLIRKGEARATSHFVGLSDDQIHFMELPFYETGTIEKKPIGQEDIQLTMDLIEKIKPHQIYAAGDLADPHGTHKVCLDAIFEAVKALKSKPFMDDCWLWLYRGAWQEWGIDEVEMAVPMSPDQVLAKRHGIFKHQSQKDGVVFQGTDAREFWQRAEDRNAETAALYQQLGLATYAAMEAFVRWHY, from the coding sequence ATGTTAAAAAGTAAAATCGACAAAGCAACGGGATTCGAGAAACGATTCGAAAACATCAATACGGTTGTTTTTGAAAATTCGTCTGACGCTTCAAAAGCTGTTGCTCAGGAAATTGCCGCTTTAATTCAGTTAAAACAAAAAGAAAACAAACCTTGTGTTTTAGGTTTGGCAACGGGTTCTTCGCCAAAAGGATTGTACGCCGAATTGGTACGTCTGCATAAAGAAGAAGGCTTGAGTTTTAAAAACGTAATCAGTTTTAATCTGGATGAATATTATCCGATGCAGCCCAACTCAATCAACAGTTATGTTCGTTTTATGAAAGAACTTTTGTTTGACCATGTTGATATTTTACCTGAAAATGCGCATGTTCCCGACGGGCTTTTAACGAAAGAACAAATCGCGGATTATTGCCATGATTATGAAACAAAAATCGAAGCTTTGGGCGGAATCGATCTTCAGATTCTGGGAATTGGAGGAAACGGACATATTGGTTTTAATGAATCGGGTTCGCTGCAAAACTCAAAAACAAGATTGGTCGCTTTAGATCATATTACAAGAGTGGCAGCAAGCAAAGATTTCTTCGGACTGAGCAATACGCCAAGAACCGCAATCACGCTTGGCGTTAAAAAAATCATGGAAGCCAAACAGGTTATTCTACTCGCTTGGGGAGAAGGAAAAGCCAATATTGTAAAAAAATCGGTAGAAGATGAAGTGACCAATCGCGTGCCGGCTTCGTTTTTACAGGAACACAATAATGCTGTTTTTATTCTGGATAAGGAAGCATCTTCAAAACTAACAAGAATCAACAAACCGTGGCTGGTAGAAAAAGTAATCTGGACAGACAAACTAAGCCGTAAAGCGGTTTTAGGATTGGCGCTTCAGCTTAAAAAGCCAATTTTAATGCTAACTGATGCCGATTATATCGAACATGGAATGAGCGATTTACTGGCAGATTCAGGTCCGGCGTATGACATTAACATCAAAATATTCAATAAACTGCAAAACACGATTACAGGCTGGCCGGGCGGAAAACCAAATGCAGAGGATTCCAACCGTCCGGAAAGGGCAGAACCTGCCAAAAAACGTGTATTGATTTTTAGTCCGCATCCTGATGATGATATTATCAGTATGGGAGGCACTTTTATGCGTTTGCAGGAACAGGGGCACGAAGTGCATGTTGCGTATCAAACCTCCGGAAACATCGCTGTTGCGGATGATGAAGCACTAAGATTCGCAAGATTTGTAATTGATTATAACGAGAAATTCGGAATAAAAAGTGAAGAAGCGGATAATATTTACCAAAAAGCACAAACGTTTTTAGAGAATAAAAAGAACAGTGAAATTGATATTCCCGAAGTGCGTTACATCAAGGGCTTAATCCGAAAAGGCGAGGCGAGGGCAACGAGTCATTTTGTTGGATTGAGTGATGATCAGATTCATTTTATGGAACTGCCTTTTTATGAAACCGGAACAATCGAGAAAAAACCAATCGGACAGGAAGATATTCAACTGACGATGGATTTAATAGAGAAAATAAAACCACATCAAATCTATGCTGCGGGAGATTTGGCAGATCCGCACGGAACACACAAAGTTTGTCTGGACGCTATTTTTGAAGCTGTAAAAGCATTAAAATCAAAGCCTTTTATGGATGACTGCTGGCTTTGGCTGTATCGTGGTGCATGGCAGGAATGGGGAATTGACGAGGTTGAAATGGCGGTACCAATGAGTCCGGATCAGGTTTTGGCAAAACGCCACGGAATCTTCAAACACCAATCTCAAAAAGACGGCGTTGTTTTTCAGGGAACTGATGCAAGGGAGTTTTGGCAAAGAGCCGAAGACAGAAATGCAGAAACGGCAGCTTTATACCAACAATTAGGTCTGGCAACTTATGCGGCAATGGAAGCTTTCGTGAGATGGCATTATTAG
- a CDS encoding LysM peptidoglycan-binding domain-containing protein: MRELLTISLVFILSFNKITAQDSIIEHKIQKGETAYFIAQKYKVSVDEIYKLNPESQSGIKDNQVLKIPVHSAEKQNQNHQTTHIVGAKETLYGLSKQYNVSVESLQNANPVLANGLQIGQELVIPQNTSNTSNTSKPEITAYSKATHLVVAKESLFSIARQYNVSVQDLENLNKDLLLNGLQIGQTIAIPNKRKTLDGRVRVINQETVFHVVEPKETKFSIAKKYGISIDQLESQNPEIVNGLVVGNKLAINTKEIKPANESEELMLALAEKQVVVEKTKAKTVELEDLKDRLVVQKEMNQKIIKINDLKLNLDDMNGSKDNSVEKLRLVLEANKNVQEILMAKLDSLVNTMNNDLVELKRMDVLNVDESKRLEKQSYESIGKTSELSSQLKKELAENRKAYAGLMNKVERITVEENQEYKKKIRESEKNNNKTGLQQRLSLDEIKRYKIEQEKGDAQNQLLISKIDSLDTQKTIEIKRHISKASYYSMEARKFDDKVALIKLKKYQDEAIKNQVKENSEAVSKSVSLEEMRQELKENPLKNEKNVKIEVFDNLKEVSNGYYLVLGIFTDAMPRDKFIMKLIDSGNFNASFFFNINSLSYYVYADKFENMEEVLYQCKKKEEDELYKNIIIAKAEIDLR; this comes from the coding sequence ATGAGAGAACTTTTAACAATTTCTCTTGTGTTTATTTTGTCTTTTAACAAAATAACTGCGCAAGATTCAATTATTGAACACAAAATTCAAAAAGGAGAAACTGCTTATTTTATTGCCCAAAAATATAAGGTTTCTGTTGATGAAATTTACAAACTCAACCCAGAATCGCAAAGCGGAATCAAAGACAATCAAGTTCTTAAAATCCCTGTTCATTCCGCAGAAAAGCAAAATCAAAACCACCAGACAACTCATATTGTTGGTGCAAAAGAAACCCTTTATGGTTTATCTAAACAATATAATGTTTCTGTAGAATCACTTCAAAATGCGAATCCGGTTCTTGCCAACGGACTTCAGATTGGTCAGGAATTAGTTATTCCGCAAAATACTTCAAATACTTCAAATACTTCAAAACCTGAAATTACTGCTTATTCAAAAGCAACACATTTAGTTGTGGCTAAAGAATCGCTGTTTAGCATTGCCAGACAATATAATGTTTCGGTTCAGGATTTAGAAAATTTAAATAAAGATTTACTTTTAAACGGTTTACAGATTGGTCAGACAATTGCAATTCCAAACAAAAGAAAAACGCTTGATGGCAGGGTTCGCGTAATTAATCAGGAAACTGTTTTTCATGTGGTTGAACCAAAAGAAACCAAATTTTCGATTGCTAAAAAATACGGAATTTCGATTGATCAGTTAGAATCTCAAAATCCTGAAATTGTAAACGGATTGGTTGTTGGCAACAAATTAGCCATCAATACAAAAGAAATAAAACCGGCAAACGAAAGCGAAGAATTGATGCTGGCTCTTGCCGAAAAACAGGTTGTGGTTGAAAAAACAAAAGCAAAAACCGTTGAACTGGAAGATTTAAAAGATCGATTGGTTGTTCAGAAAGAAATGAATCAAAAAATTATAAAAATTAATGATCTGAAACTTAACCTGGATGATATGAATGGCTCGAAAGATAATTCTGTTGAGAAACTGAGATTGGTTTTAGAAGCCAATAAAAATGTGCAGGAAATTTTAATGGCAAAATTAGATTCATTAGTCAATACGATGAATAATGATTTGGTGGAATTAAAAAGAATGGATGTTTTAAATGTTGACGAATCAAAACGATTAGAAAAACAATCATACGAAAGTATCGGAAAAACGAGTGAATTATCGTCTCAACTAAAAAAAGAACTGGCTGAAAACCGAAAAGCATACGCCGGTTTAATGAATAAAGTAGAGCGAATTACTGTTGAGGAAAATCAGGAATACAAGAAGAAAATCCGCGAAAGCGAAAAAAACAACAACAAAACCGGATTGCAGCAACGACTTTCGCTTGACGAAATAAAAAGATATAAAATTGAGCAGGAAAAAGGCGATGCACAAAATCAATTGCTGATTTCTAAAATTGATTCGTTGGATACTCAAAAAACAATCGAGATAAAACGTCACATTAGCAAAGCTTCTTATTATAGTATGGAAGCCAGAAAATTTGATGATAAAGTGGCTTTGATAAAACTGAAAAAATATCAGGATGAAGCGATTAAAAATCAAGTCAAAGAAAATTCAGAAGCGGTTTCGAAATCAGTTTCATTAGAAGAAATGAGACAGGAATTGAAGGAAAATCCGCTTAAAAATGAAAAAAATGTCAAGATTGAAGTTTTTGATAATCTTAAAGAAGTTTCAAATGGCTATTACTTAGTTTTAGGTATATTTACGGATGCAATGCCAAGAGATAAGTTTATTATGAAACTTATCGATTCTGGTAATTTTAACGCTAGTTTTTTCTTTAATATAAACAGTCTTTCTTATTATGTGTACGCTGATAAGTTCGAAAATATGGAAGAAGTTTTATATCAATGCAAGAAAAAGGAAGAAGATGAGTTATATAAAAACATCATTATTGCTAAGGCTGAAATTGATCTTAGATAA
- a CDS encoding LysM peptidoglycan-binding domain-containing protein, whose protein sequence is MKYYLALLSLIFFITCSAFSQEKVVKYKVLSGETVNQIAEKFKVTPYDIYSLNPDARAGISPNSVLLIPTVAGKSVAKADKSNVSGKEKTHEVQPKETLFGIEKKYGVSDEALKAANPFLVANGLQIGQTLVIPSKGSMPKTDKPAKTSGPEKYVYHDVVAKETKYSIAKQYKTTIEDLEKRNPEIVTSLPVGYRLTIKGTAPKTETSTQVVENTVKAESKKPVETTKKVTTYMDYQVKPKETFYSLTHTFHVTQEELTELNPSLSEGVKEGMVLKVPSGYVAAVPIVAQQQPVVEKTIEKPIEKPADKPADKPVENTGGGIRILEKVKSEEVSVNPEVVELTKKRGQTERKKVVLLLPFNIAKMQNDTTSTATRLKKDKFLNMTLDFYSGAMMAIDSAKVLKLPIDVAIYDSQETKNTSNVSSLIAQNKLQTANAVIGPFYQSNAEAAANSLRLYNVPVISPLSKDTANPIDNLYQSIPTNDVVRNAIFDYMRAKNGNIVAVVDKKKESVINYIKQNQKGVVFAALSETGGLDVANLKSLLLPNRQNYVVMETANTAMIKTTIKALIDAQKSCQVQLVILEPNSTLDTDEISFDNLVKLNLMYPSVTRESDEQPVLIFEKEYRLKNKVNPNSYATRGFDVTFDTMMRLVQGKTYQETTDLMTTEQVDNKFQYYKKDDGGHANKGVYILYYDSDLTLKVAN, encoded by the coding sequence ATGAAATATTATTTAGCACTATTATCTCTCATTTTTTTTATTACTTGTTCGGCATTTTCGCAGGAAAAAGTGGTAAAATACAAAGTTTTAAGTGGAGAAACCGTTAACCAGATTGCTGAGAAATTTAAGGTTACGCCTTATGATATTTATTCATTAAATCCTGATGCGCGTGCCGGAATTTCGCCAAATTCTGTTTTGTTGATTCCAACAGTTGCCGGAAAATCAGTAGCAAAAGCAGATAAAAGCAATGTTTCAGGAAAAGAGAAAACGCACGAAGTACAGCCAAAAGAAACTTTATTTGGAATTGAAAAAAAATACGGTGTTTCTGATGAAGCTTTAAAAGCAGCAAATCCGTTTTTGGTTGCCAATGGTTTGCAAATTGGTCAAACACTAGTTATTCCTTCAAAAGGATCGATGCCAAAAACTGATAAACCGGCTAAAACTTCTGGTCCTGAAAAGTATGTATATCATGATGTTGTAGCAAAAGAAACTAAATATTCGATTGCAAAACAATATAAAACTACGATTGAAGATTTAGAAAAACGTAATCCTGAAATTGTAACAAGTTTGCCGGTTGGTTACAGATTAACTATAAAAGGTACGGCTCCTAAAACAGAAACTTCAACACAAGTTGTTGAAAATACTGTTAAAGCGGAATCTAAAAAACCTGTTGAAACTACTAAAAAAGTGACAACATATATGGATTATCAGGTAAAACCAAAAGAGACTTTTTATAGTTTGACACATACGTTTCATGTAACTCAGGAAGAATTGACAGAACTAAATCCATCACTTTCTGAAGGCGTAAAAGAAGGAATGGTTTTAAAAGTTCCGTCCGGATATGTAGCGGCAGTTCCTATTGTGGCACAACAACAACCAGTGGTTGAAAAAACAATTGAGAAACCGATTGAAAAGCCCGCTGATAAACCTGCAGATAAGCCAGTTGAAAATACAGGAGGAGGAATCAGGATTCTTGAAAAAGTAAAATCTGAAGAGGTTTCTGTTAATCCGGAAGTTGTTGAGTTAACTAAGAAAAGAGGACAAACAGAACGTAAAAAAGTAGTTTTGTTGCTGCCTTTTAATATTGCTAAAATGCAAAATGATACAACAAGTACGGCAACCCGCTTAAAAAAGGATAAGTTTTTGAATATGACCCTTGATTTTTATTCAGGAGCTATGATGGCGATCGATTCGGCAAAAGTTCTAAAATTGCCAATTGATGTTGCTATTTACGATTCGCAGGAAACGAAAAATACATCGAATGTGTCGAGCTTAATTGCACAGAATAAATTGCAGACTGCAAATGCGGTTATCGGACCATTTTATCAAAGCAATGCCGAAGCTGCGGCAAATTCATTGCGTTTGTATAATGTGCCTGTAATTTCGCCATTATCAAAAGATACAGCAAATCCAATCGATAATTTATACCAGTCAATACCAACAAATGATGTCGTTAGAAATGCAATTTTTGATTATATGCGTGCTAAAAACGGAAATATTGTTGCCGTTGTAGATAAGAAAAAAGAGTCGGTTATAAATTATATCAAGCAAAATCAAAAAGGTGTTGTTTTTGCAGCTTTGTCTGAAACCGGAGGTTTAGATGTAGCAAATTTAAAAAGTTTGTTATTGCCAAACAGACAAAATTATGTGGTAATGGAAACGGCAAATACGGCAATGATCAAAACGACTATAAAAGCTTTGATTGATGCGCAAAAATCGTGTCAGGTTCAACTGGTAATTTTAGAGCCAAACAGTACGCTTGATACAGACGAAATTAGTTTTGATAATCTGGTAAAATTAAATTTAATGTATCCTTCGGTAACGCGTGAAAGTGATGAACAGCCGGTTTTAATCTTTGAAAAAGAATACAGATTGAAAAATAAAGTGAATCCTAATTCGTATGCAACTCGTGGTTTTGATGTTACTTTTGATACTATGATGCGTTTGGTACAAGGAAAAACCTATCAGGAAACGACAGATTTAATGACAACAGAACAAGTTGACAATAAATTTCAATATTACAAAAAAGATGATGGAGGACACGCAAATAAAGGTGTTTACATTTTATATTACGATTCAGACTTAACTTTAAAAGTAGCAAATTAA
- a CDS encoding OsmC family protein: protein MTSKVTYLGDLRTKSIHVQSGSEIISDAPLDNNGKDEAFSPTDTVANALASCMFTIMGIKARDMNIDLSDSTAEVTKIMNAEPRRIGAIEVVFEMHGTDDEKNKTILERAAMTCPVFLSLNSEIEKRITFNWK, encoded by the coding sequence ATGACATCAAAAGTAACCTATTTAGGCGATTTAAGAACAAAATCAATTCATGTGCAATCAGGAAGTGAAATCATTTCGGATGCACCATTAGATAATAATGGAAAAGACGAAGCTTTTTCTCCAACAGATACAGTTGCCAATGCTTTAGCCAGTTGTATGTTTACAATTATGGGAATTAAAGCTCGCGATATGAACATAGATTTAAGTGATTCGACAGCGGAAGTGACTAAAATAATGAATGCTGAACCAAGACGAATTGGTGCAATTGAAGTTGTTTTTGAAATGCACGGAACTGACGATGAAAAGAATAAAACAATTCTGGAACGCGCGGCAATGACTTGTCCCGTGTTTTTAAGTTTAAATTCGGAGATTGAAAAACGAATTACTTTTAACTGGAAATAG
- a CDS encoding DUF3820 family protein, with amino-acid sequence MEPDKKLLIKLAHTKMPFGKYEGKFLIDLPEYYVVWYHNKGFPNGELGQQLALVYELKLNGLEELIRNIKKQYPKP; translated from the coding sequence ATGGAACCAGACAAAAAACTTCTCATAAAATTAGCTCATACCAAAATGCCTTTCGGGAAATACGAGGGAAAATTTCTAATTGATTTACCTGAATATTATGTCGTTTGGTATCACAATAAAGGTTTTCCAAACGGAGAATTGGGGCAGCAATTAGCGCTTGTTTACGAATTAAAACTTAATGGTTTGGAGGAATTGATTCGCAATATTAAAAAGCAATATCCAAAACCTTAA
- the guaA gene encoding glutamine-hydrolyzing GMP synthase: MQHNVLILDFGSQYTQLIARRVRELNIFCEIFPYNHFPSDLSPYKAVILGGSPFSVRAEDAPHPDLSQIRGKLPMLAVCYGAQYLAHFSGGEVAASNTREYGRANLSYIKEGETFFDGVSENSQVWMSHSDSIKALPTNAVKLASTHDVEYAAYKIDGETTYAIQYHPEVFHSTDGSKMLENFLVKIAEVPQNFTPNAFVEEMVGELKEKLGNDKVVLGLSGGVDSTVAAVLLHQAIGKNLYCIFVNNGLLRKNEFQNVLDQYKGMGLNVKGVDAGDRFLGELAGISDPETKRKTIGRVFIEVFDDESHLIEDVKWLAQGTIYPDVIESVSVKGPSATIKSHHNVGGLPDYMKLKIVEPLRMLFKDEVRRVGATLGIDPELLGRHPFPGPGLSIRILGDITPEKVQILQDVDAVFIDGLKSWGLYDKVWQAGAILLPVNSVGVMGDERTYEKVVALRAVESTDGMTADWVHLPYEFLMKVSNDIINKVKGVNRVVYDISSKPPATIEWE, encoded by the coding sequence ATGCAACACAACGTACTTATTTTAGATTTCGGATCGCAATATACACAGCTTATTGCGCGTAGAGTTCGCGAATTAAATATATTCTGCGAAATTTTTCCTTACAATCACTTCCCTAGTGATTTATCACCTTATAAAGCCGTAATTTTAGGCGGAAGCCCATTTTCTGTTCGTGCAGAAGACGCTCCACATCCTGATTTATCCCAAATTCGAGGCAAGCTTCCAATGTTGGCAGTTTGTTATGGAGCGCAATATTTAGCCCACTTTAGCGGAGGCGAAGTAGCAGCTTCGAACACCAGAGAATACGGAAGAGCTAATTTGTCTTATATTAAAGAAGGTGAAACTTTCTTTGACGGAGTTTCAGAAAACAGTCAGGTTTGGATGAGCCACAGTGATAGTATCAAAGCTTTGCCAACAAATGCTGTAAAACTTGCCAGTACTCATGATGTAGAATATGCTGCTTATAAAATTGATGGCGAAACTACTTATGCTATTCAATATCATCCGGAAGTTTTCCATTCTACAGATGGATCAAAAATGCTGGAAAACTTTTTAGTAAAAATTGCCGAAGTTCCTCAAAACTTTACACCAAACGCTTTTGTTGAAGAAATGGTGGGAGAATTAAAAGAGAAACTAGGAAATGATAAGGTTGTTTTAGGACTTTCAGGCGGAGTAGATTCTACTGTTGCTGCAGTTTTATTACATCAGGCAATTGGTAAAAACCTGTACTGTATTTTCGTAAATAACGGTTTACTTCGTAAAAATGAATTCCAAAATGTATTAGATCAATACAAAGGAATGGGATTGAACGTAAAAGGAGTAGATGCCGGAGATCGTTTCTTAGGCGAATTAGCCGGAATCAGCGATCCTGAAACCAAACGTAAAACTATTGGTCGTGTATTTATCGAAGTTTTTGATGATGAATCGCACTTAATCGAAGACGTAAAATGGCTGGCGCAGGGAACTATTTATCCTGACGTAATCGAATCGGTTTCTGTAAAAGGACCATCGGCAACCATTAAATCGCACCATAATGTGGGCGGTTTGCCGGATTATATGAAATTAAAAATTGTAGAACCGCTTAGAATGTTGTTTAAAGACGAAGTTCGCAGAGTTGGTGCTACTTTAGGAATAGATCCTGAATTACTAGGAAGACACCCATTTCCGGGACCAGGATTATCAATTAGAATTTTAGGAGATATTACTCCGGAGAAAGTTCAAATTTTACAGGATGTTGATGCTGTTTTTATCGACGGATTAAAATCCTGGGGATTATATGACAAAGTTTGGCAGGCTGGAGCAATTTTGCTTCCTGTAAATTCTGTTGGAGTGATGGGCGATGAACGTACTTACGAAAAAGTAGTTGCGCTTAGAGCTGTTGAATCTACAGACGGAATGACTGCTGACTGGGTTCATTTGCCTTATGAATTCTTAATGAAAGTGTCTAATGACATTATCAATAAGGTAAAAGGCGTGAATCGTGTCGTTTACGATATAAGTTCAAAACCACCTGCAACAATTGAGTGGGAATAG
- a CDS encoding CTP synthase, whose protein sequence is MNQTKYIFVTGGVTSSLGKGIIAASLAKLLQGRGYRTTIQKFDPYINVDPGTLNPYEHGECYVTDDGAETDLDLGHYERFLNVPTSQANNVTTGRVYLSVIEKERRGEFLGKTVQVVPHITNEIKDRMQLLGNSGDYDIVITEIGGTVGDIESLPYIESVRQLVWELGENNGIVIHLTLVPYLAAAGELKTKPTQHSVKTLMESGIKADILVCRTEHELSQELRQKLALFCNVKKEAVIQSIDASTIYEVPNLMLEEGLDVVALKKLDLPKKAAPDLKNWNTFLRRLKNPKHTVNIGLIGKYVEMQDCYKSILEAFIHAGATNETKVNVISIHSEHINIDNVEEKLGTLDGVLVAPGFGERGIEGKIEAVRFARENNIPFFGICLGMQMSVIEYSRNILGYKEANSTEMNDKTKHPVVDLMEEQKTITDKGGTMRLGAWKCEIKPNTLAHKIYGQKTISERHRHRYEYNNKYKDELQKAGLVASGVNPDTGLVEIIELENHPFFIGVQYHPEYKSTVANPHPIFVNFVAAAVNAHKK, encoded by the coding sequence ATGAATCAAACAAAATATATTTTTGTTACAGGCGGTGTGACTTCTTCTTTAGGAAAAGGAATTATCGCGGCATCTTTAGCAAAATTGTTACAAGGAAGAGGGTATCGTACGACTATTCAAAAATTTGATCCGTATATCAATGTAGATCCGGGAACATTAAATCCTTATGAGCACGGAGAATGTTATGTAACAGATGATGGTGCCGAAACAGATTTAGATTTAGGTCATTACGAGCGTTTTTTAAATGTTCCTACTTCTCAGGCTAATAATGTTACTACAGGAAGAGTTTATCTTTCGGTTATTGAAAAAGAAAGAAGAGGAGAATTTTTAGGAAAAACGGTTCAGGTTGTTCCTCATATTACAAATGAGATTAAAGACAGAATGCAATTGTTGGGTAATTCAGGTGATTATGATATTGTAATTACTGAAATTGGTGGAACTGTTGGTGATATTGAGTCGTTACCATATATTGAATCTGTTCGTCAGTTGGTTTGGGAGTTGGGAGAAAATAACGGAATTGTTATTCATTTAACGTTAGTTCCTTATTTGGCCGCTGCGGGTGAGTTGAAAACAAAACCTACACAGCACTCTGTAAAAACGTTGATGGAAAGTGGTATCAAAGCAGATATTTTGGTTTGTAGAACTGAGCATGAATTGTCTCAGGAATTGCGTCAAAAACTGGCTTTGTTTTGTAATGTTAAAAAAGAAGCTGTTATTCAGTCAATTGATGCTTCGACAATATATGAAGTTCCAAATTTAATGCTTGAAGAAGGATTAGATGTTGTTGCTTTAAAGAAATTAGATTTACCTAAAAAAGCTGCTCCGGATTTAAAAAACTGGAATACTTTTTTACGCAGATTAAAAAATCCAAAACACACCGTTAATATTGGTTTAATTGGAAAATATGTAGAAATGCAGGATTGTTACAAATCTATTTTAGAGGCGTTTATTCATGCAGGTGCTACAAATGAAACTAAAGTTAATGTGATTTCTATTCACTCAGAACATATTAATATTGATAATGTTGAGGAAAAATTAGGAACTCTTGACGGAGTTTTAGTTGCTCCGGGATTTGGAGAAAGAGGTATTGAGGGAAAAATTGAAGCAGTTCGTTTTGCACGTGAGAACAACATTCCGTTTTTTGGAATTTGTTTAGGAATGCAAATGTCTGTTATCGAATATTCAAGAAATATTTTAGGTTACAAAGAAGCGAATTCTACTGAGATGAATGATAAAACAAAACATCCTGTTGTAGATTTGATGGAAGAACAAAAAACAATTACGGATAAAGGTGGAACAATGCGTCTTGGTGCGTGGAAATGTGAAATTAAACCAAACACGTTAGCGCATAAAATTTACGGTCAGAAAACCATTTCAGAGCGTCACCGTCACCGTTATGAGTACAATAATAAGTATAAAGACGAATTACAAAAAGCAGGTTTAGTTGCTTCTGGAGTAAATCCTGATACAGGTTTAGTTGAAATTATTGAGTTAGAAAATCATCCGTTTTTTATCGGGGTTCAATACCATCCTGAATATAAAAGTACAGTTGCCAATCCGCATCCAATTTTTGTAAACTTTGTTGCTGCTGCAGTAAATGCACATAAAAAATAA